Proteins co-encoded in one Oncorhynchus kisutch isolate 150728-3 linkage group LG1, Okis_V2, whole genome shotgun sequence genomic window:
- the LOC109888435 gene encoding SEC14-like protein 1 isoform X1, protein MVQKYQSPIRVYKQPFELVMEAYERRFPTCHLIPMFVDSEVLEETESEDGSIHQVQRRCKLDVDAPRLLKRIAGVDYVYFSQENTLNKRERTLHIESHNETFSNRVIIHELCSYSAHPENEDWTCFEQSASLDIKSFFGFESTVEKMAMKQYASSIKKGKEIIEFYLNQLEEEGISHVPRWTPSLDAPSSSSVTTKHVCATPKLLHLELPVTPAVSIPVSTDASDHEIATATNNDATQSDATSNDAASQPDNQTENQTGTPDDKLDADYIKRYLGDLTPLQESCLIRLRQWLQESHKGKTLTLTPSSPSSPPFQIPKDEHILRFLRARDFNMEKAREILCQSLTWRKQHQVDYLLETWTSPQVLNDYYTGGWHHHDKEGRPLYILRLGQMDTKGLVRALGEESLLRHVLSINEEGLRRCEENTKVFGRPISCWTCLVDLEGLNMRHLWRPGVKALLRIIEVVEANYPETLGRLLILRAPRVFPVLWTLVSPFIDENTRKKFLIYAGNDYQGPGGLLDYIDKEVIPDFLGGECMCEVPEGGLVPKSLYRTAEELENEDISLWTETIYQSASVFKGAPHEVVIEIIDASSVITWDFDVCKGDVVFHLYHSKRAPQTPRKDPLVGQHSSSTTPGGNNVQLIDKSWTIGLDYSMVESPLTCKEGESVQGSHVTRWPGFYILQWKFHTMPGSASTNLPRVDDVLASLQVSSHKCKVMYYTEVIGSEDFRMACFDVQSLGSMTSLESSHSGFSQLSHATSSSNHSQSSSMISR, encoded by the exons GCCTACGAGAGGCGATTCCCCACGTGTCACCTGATTCCCATGTTTGTGGACAGCGAGGTGTTGGAGGAAACTGAGAGCGAGGACGGATCCATACACCAGGTCCAGCGCCGCTGCAAACTGGACGTGGACGCCCCTCGTCTCCTCAAACGG ATTGCGGGGGTGGACTATGTGTACTTCAGCCAGGAGAACACtctgaacaagagagagaggacgCTCCACATCGAGTCCCACAACGAGACCTTCTCCAACAGAGTCATCATCCACGAACTCTGCAGCTACTCg gcCCACCCTGAGAATGAGGACTGGACGTGTTTCGAGCAGTCGGCCAGCCTGGACATCAAATCGTTCTTTGGCTTCGAGAGCACGGTGGAGAAGATGGCCATGAAGCAGTACGCCAGCAGTAtcaagaag GGTAAGGAGATCATAGAGTTCTACCTAAACCAGCTAGAGGAAGAGGGGATAAGCCACGTGCCCCGCTGGACTCCCTCCCTGGatgctccctcctcctcctccgttaCCACCAAACATGTCTGTGCCACCCCAAAGCTCCTCCACCTGGAGCTGCCTGTCACGCCCGCCGTCTCAATCCCCGTGTCCACTGATGCCAGTGACCATGAGATTGCCACTGCCACCAATAATGATGCCACCCAAAGTGATGCCACCAGCAACGATGCCGCTAGCcaacctgacaaccagacagaGAACCAGACGGGCACACCTGATG acaaGTTAGATGCAGACTACATCAAGCGCTACTTGGGAGACCTGACGCCTCTGCAGGAGAGCTGTCTGATCAGACTACGACAGTGGCTGCAGGAGAGCCACAAGGGCAAG ACCCTtaccctcactccctcctctccctcctcgccACCTTTCCAGATCCCTAAGGACGAACACATCCTTCGTTTCCTGCGGGCCAGGGACTTTAACATGGAGAAGGCCAGGGAGATCCTGTGTCAGTCGTTAACATGGAGGAAACAGCACCAGGTGGACTATCTGTTAGAGACGTGGACCTCACCACAGGTCCTCAATGACTACTACACTGGAGGGTGGCACCACCATGATAAAG AGGGTCGTCCTCTCTATATCCTGCGTCTGGGACAGATGGACACCAAGGGGCTGGTCCGAGCCCTGGGGGAGGAGTCTCTACTCAGACAC GTTCTATCCATAAACGAGGAGGGCCTAAGGCGCTGTGAGGAGAACACCAAAGTCTTCGGCCGACCAATCAG ttgttggACGTGTCTGGTGGACCTCGAAGGGTTAAACATGCGCCACCTGTGGCGACCGGGGGTTAAGGCCCTTCTGAGAATCATTGAGGTGGTGGAGGCCAACTACCCAGAGACCCTGGGACGTCTGCTCATACTGAGGGCTCCTAGAGTCTTCCCTGTGCTCTGGACCCTG GTGAGCCCGTTCATCGACGAGAACACCCGTAAGAAGTTCCTGATCTACGCTGGAAATGACTACCAGGGCCCCGGCGGCCTGCTGGACTACATAGACAAGGAGGTCATCCCTGACTTCCTGGGAGGAGAGTGTATG TGTGAAGTCCCAGAGGGAGGCCTGGTGCCCAAGTCTCTGTACCGTACTGCAGAGGAGCTGGAGAACGAAGACATCAGCCTGTGGACAGAGACTATCTACCAGAGTGCCAGCGTCTTCAAGGGAGCGCCCCACGAG GTGGTGATCGAGATCATCGACGCCTCCTCCGTGATCACCTGGGACTTTGACGTGTGTAAGGGAGACGTGGTCTTCCACCTCTACCACTCCAAGCGCGCCCCCCAAACCCCCCGCAAGGACCCCCTAGTGGGGCAACACAGCAGCAGCACCACCCCCGGGGGGAACAACGTCCAGCTCATAGACAAGTCCTGGACCATAGGCCTGGACTACAGCATGGTGGAGTCACCACTCACCTGCAAGGAGGGGGAGAGCGTTCAG ggTTCCCACGTGACCAGGTGGCCCGGTTTCTACATCCTGCAATGGAAGTTCCACACTATGCCGGGCAGCGCCTCCACCAACCTGCCCCGCGTGGACGACGTCCTCGCCTCCCTGCAGGTCTCCTCACACAAGTGCAAAGTCATGTACTACACAGAGGTCATTGGCTCCGAGGACttcag
- the LOC109888435 gene encoding SEC14-like protein 1 isoform X2, giving the protein MVQKYQSPIRVYKQPFELVMEAYERRFPTCHLIPMFVDSEVLEETESEDGSIHQVQRRCKLDVDAPRLLKRIAGVDYVYFSQENTLNKRERTLHIESHNETFSNRVIIHELCSYSAHPENEDWTCFEQSASLDIKSFFGFESTVEKMAMKQYASSIKKGKEIIEFYLNQLEEEGISHVPRWTPSLDAPSSSSVTTKHVCATPKLLHLELPVTPAVSIPVSTDASDHEIATATNNDATQSDATSNDAASQPDNQTENQTGTPDDKLDADYIKRYLGDLTPLQESCLIRLRQWLQESHKGKTLTLTPSSPSSPPFQIPKDEHILRFLRARDFNMEKAREILCQSLTWRKQHQVDYLLETWTSPQVLNDYYTGGWHHHDKEGRPLYILRLGQMDTKGLVRALGEESLLRHVLSINEEGLRRCEENTKVFGRPISCWTCLVDLEGLNMRHLWRPGVKALLRIIEVVEANYPETLGRLLILRAPRVFPVLWTLVSPFIDENTRKKFLIYAGNDYQGPGGLLDYIDKEVIPDFLGGECMCEVPEGGLVPKSLYRTAEELENEDISLWTETIYQSASVFKGAPHEVVIEIIDASSVITWDFDVCKGDVVFHLYHSKRAPQTPRKDPLVGQHSSSTTPGGNNVQLIDKSWTIGLDYSMVESPLTCKEGESVQGSHVTRWPGFYILQWKFHTMPGSASTNLPRVDDVLASLQVSSHKCKVMYYTEVIGSEDFRGSMTSLESSHSGFSQLSHATSSSNHSQSSSMISR; this is encoded by the exons GCCTACGAGAGGCGATTCCCCACGTGTCACCTGATTCCCATGTTTGTGGACAGCGAGGTGTTGGAGGAAACTGAGAGCGAGGACGGATCCATACACCAGGTCCAGCGCCGCTGCAAACTGGACGTGGACGCCCCTCGTCTCCTCAAACGG ATTGCGGGGGTGGACTATGTGTACTTCAGCCAGGAGAACACtctgaacaagagagagaggacgCTCCACATCGAGTCCCACAACGAGACCTTCTCCAACAGAGTCATCATCCACGAACTCTGCAGCTACTCg gcCCACCCTGAGAATGAGGACTGGACGTGTTTCGAGCAGTCGGCCAGCCTGGACATCAAATCGTTCTTTGGCTTCGAGAGCACGGTGGAGAAGATGGCCATGAAGCAGTACGCCAGCAGTAtcaagaag GGTAAGGAGATCATAGAGTTCTACCTAAACCAGCTAGAGGAAGAGGGGATAAGCCACGTGCCCCGCTGGACTCCCTCCCTGGatgctccctcctcctcctccgttaCCACCAAACATGTCTGTGCCACCCCAAAGCTCCTCCACCTGGAGCTGCCTGTCACGCCCGCCGTCTCAATCCCCGTGTCCACTGATGCCAGTGACCATGAGATTGCCACTGCCACCAATAATGATGCCACCCAAAGTGATGCCACCAGCAACGATGCCGCTAGCcaacctgacaaccagacagaGAACCAGACGGGCACACCTGATG acaaGTTAGATGCAGACTACATCAAGCGCTACTTGGGAGACCTGACGCCTCTGCAGGAGAGCTGTCTGATCAGACTACGACAGTGGCTGCAGGAGAGCCACAAGGGCAAG ACCCTtaccctcactccctcctctccctcctcgccACCTTTCCAGATCCCTAAGGACGAACACATCCTTCGTTTCCTGCGGGCCAGGGACTTTAACATGGAGAAGGCCAGGGAGATCCTGTGTCAGTCGTTAACATGGAGGAAACAGCACCAGGTGGACTATCTGTTAGAGACGTGGACCTCACCACAGGTCCTCAATGACTACTACACTGGAGGGTGGCACCACCATGATAAAG AGGGTCGTCCTCTCTATATCCTGCGTCTGGGACAGATGGACACCAAGGGGCTGGTCCGAGCCCTGGGGGAGGAGTCTCTACTCAGACAC GTTCTATCCATAAACGAGGAGGGCCTAAGGCGCTGTGAGGAGAACACCAAAGTCTTCGGCCGACCAATCAG ttgttggACGTGTCTGGTGGACCTCGAAGGGTTAAACATGCGCCACCTGTGGCGACCGGGGGTTAAGGCCCTTCTGAGAATCATTGAGGTGGTGGAGGCCAACTACCCAGAGACCCTGGGACGTCTGCTCATACTGAGGGCTCCTAGAGTCTTCCCTGTGCTCTGGACCCTG GTGAGCCCGTTCATCGACGAGAACACCCGTAAGAAGTTCCTGATCTACGCTGGAAATGACTACCAGGGCCCCGGCGGCCTGCTGGACTACATAGACAAGGAGGTCATCCCTGACTTCCTGGGAGGAGAGTGTATG TGTGAAGTCCCAGAGGGAGGCCTGGTGCCCAAGTCTCTGTACCGTACTGCAGAGGAGCTGGAGAACGAAGACATCAGCCTGTGGACAGAGACTATCTACCAGAGTGCCAGCGTCTTCAAGGGAGCGCCCCACGAG GTGGTGATCGAGATCATCGACGCCTCCTCCGTGATCACCTGGGACTTTGACGTGTGTAAGGGAGACGTGGTCTTCCACCTCTACCACTCCAAGCGCGCCCCCCAAACCCCCCGCAAGGACCCCCTAGTGGGGCAACACAGCAGCAGCACCACCCCCGGGGGGAACAACGTCCAGCTCATAGACAAGTCCTGGACCATAGGCCTGGACTACAGCATGGTGGAGTCACCACTCACCTGCAAGGAGGGGGAGAGCGTTCAG ggTTCCCACGTGACCAGGTGGCCCGGTTTCTACATCCTGCAATGGAAGTTCCACACTATGCCGGGCAGCGCCTCCACCAACCTGCCCCGCGTGGACGACGTCCTCGCCTCCCTGCAGGTCTCCTCACACAAGTGCAAAGTCATGTACTACACAGAGGTCATTGGCTCCGAGGACttcag
- the LOC109888435 gene encoding SEC14-like protein 1 isoform X3, producing MVQKYQSPIRVYKQPFELVMEAYERRFPTCHLIPMFVDSEVLEETESEDGSIHQVQRRCKLDVDAPRLLKRIAGVDYVYFSQENTLNKRERTLHIESHNETFSNRVIIHELCSYSAHPENEDWTCFEQSASLDIKSFFGFESTVEKMAMKQYASSIKKGKEIIEFYLNQLEEEGISHVPRWTPSLDAPSSSSVTTKHVCATPKLLHLELPVTPAVSIPVSTDASDHEIATATNNDATQSDATSNDAASQPDNQTENQTGTPDDKLDADYIKRYLGDLTPLQESCLIRLRQWLQESHKGKIPKDEHILRFLRARDFNMEKAREILCQSLTWRKQHQVDYLLETWTSPQVLNDYYTGGWHHHDKEGRPLYILRLGQMDTKGLVRALGEESLLRHVLSINEEGLRRCEENTKVFGRPISCWTCLVDLEGLNMRHLWRPGVKALLRIIEVVEANYPETLGRLLILRAPRVFPVLWTLVSPFIDENTRKKFLIYAGNDYQGPGGLLDYIDKEVIPDFLGGECMCEVPEGGLVPKSLYRTAEELENEDISLWTETIYQSASVFKGAPHEVVIEIIDASSVITWDFDVCKGDVVFHLYHSKRAPQTPRKDPLVGQHSSSTTPGGNNVQLIDKSWTIGLDYSMVESPLTCKEGESVQGSHVTRWPGFYILQWKFHTMPGSASTNLPRVDDVLASLQVSSHKCKVMYYTEVIGSEDFRMACFDVQSLGSMTSLESSHSGFSQLSHATSSSNHSQSSSMISR from the exons GCCTACGAGAGGCGATTCCCCACGTGTCACCTGATTCCCATGTTTGTGGACAGCGAGGTGTTGGAGGAAACTGAGAGCGAGGACGGATCCATACACCAGGTCCAGCGCCGCTGCAAACTGGACGTGGACGCCCCTCGTCTCCTCAAACGG ATTGCGGGGGTGGACTATGTGTACTTCAGCCAGGAGAACACtctgaacaagagagagaggacgCTCCACATCGAGTCCCACAACGAGACCTTCTCCAACAGAGTCATCATCCACGAACTCTGCAGCTACTCg gcCCACCCTGAGAATGAGGACTGGACGTGTTTCGAGCAGTCGGCCAGCCTGGACATCAAATCGTTCTTTGGCTTCGAGAGCACGGTGGAGAAGATGGCCATGAAGCAGTACGCCAGCAGTAtcaagaag GGTAAGGAGATCATAGAGTTCTACCTAAACCAGCTAGAGGAAGAGGGGATAAGCCACGTGCCCCGCTGGACTCCCTCCCTGGatgctccctcctcctcctccgttaCCACCAAACATGTCTGTGCCACCCCAAAGCTCCTCCACCTGGAGCTGCCTGTCACGCCCGCCGTCTCAATCCCCGTGTCCACTGATGCCAGTGACCATGAGATTGCCACTGCCACCAATAATGATGCCACCCAAAGTGATGCCACCAGCAACGATGCCGCTAGCcaacctgacaaccagacagaGAACCAGACGGGCACACCTGATG acaaGTTAGATGCAGACTACATCAAGCGCTACTTGGGAGACCTGACGCCTCTGCAGGAGAGCTGTCTGATCAGACTACGACAGTGGCTGCAGGAGAGCCACAAGGGCAAG ATCCCTAAGGACGAACACATCCTTCGTTTCCTGCGGGCCAGGGACTTTAACATGGAGAAGGCCAGGGAGATCCTGTGTCAGTCGTTAACATGGAGGAAACAGCACCAGGTGGACTATCTGTTAGAGACGTGGACCTCACCACAGGTCCTCAATGACTACTACACTGGAGGGTGGCACCACCATGATAAAG AGGGTCGTCCTCTCTATATCCTGCGTCTGGGACAGATGGACACCAAGGGGCTGGTCCGAGCCCTGGGGGAGGAGTCTCTACTCAGACAC GTTCTATCCATAAACGAGGAGGGCCTAAGGCGCTGTGAGGAGAACACCAAAGTCTTCGGCCGACCAATCAG ttgttggACGTGTCTGGTGGACCTCGAAGGGTTAAACATGCGCCACCTGTGGCGACCGGGGGTTAAGGCCCTTCTGAGAATCATTGAGGTGGTGGAGGCCAACTACCCAGAGACCCTGGGACGTCTGCTCATACTGAGGGCTCCTAGAGTCTTCCCTGTGCTCTGGACCCTG GTGAGCCCGTTCATCGACGAGAACACCCGTAAGAAGTTCCTGATCTACGCTGGAAATGACTACCAGGGCCCCGGCGGCCTGCTGGACTACATAGACAAGGAGGTCATCCCTGACTTCCTGGGAGGAGAGTGTATG TGTGAAGTCCCAGAGGGAGGCCTGGTGCCCAAGTCTCTGTACCGTACTGCAGAGGAGCTGGAGAACGAAGACATCAGCCTGTGGACAGAGACTATCTACCAGAGTGCCAGCGTCTTCAAGGGAGCGCCCCACGAG GTGGTGATCGAGATCATCGACGCCTCCTCCGTGATCACCTGGGACTTTGACGTGTGTAAGGGAGACGTGGTCTTCCACCTCTACCACTCCAAGCGCGCCCCCCAAACCCCCCGCAAGGACCCCCTAGTGGGGCAACACAGCAGCAGCACCACCCCCGGGGGGAACAACGTCCAGCTCATAGACAAGTCCTGGACCATAGGCCTGGACTACAGCATGGTGGAGTCACCACTCACCTGCAAGGAGGGGGAGAGCGTTCAG ggTTCCCACGTGACCAGGTGGCCCGGTTTCTACATCCTGCAATGGAAGTTCCACACTATGCCGGGCAGCGCCTCCACCAACCTGCCCCGCGTGGACGACGTCCTCGCCTCCCTGCAGGTCTCCTCACACAAGTGCAAAGTCATGTACTACACAGAGGTCATTGGCTCCGAGGACttcag
- the LOC109888435 gene encoding SEC14-like protein 1 isoform X4: MVQKYQSPIRVYKQPFELVMEAYERRFPTCHLIPMFVDSEVLEETESEDGSIHQVQRRCKLDVDAPRLLKRIAGVDYVYFSQENTLNKRERTLHIESHNETFSNRVIIHELCSYSAHPENEDWTCFEQSASLDIKSFFGFESTVEKMAMKQYASSIKKGKEIIEFYLNQLEEEGISHVPRWTPSLDAPSSSSVTTKHVCATPKLLHLELPVTPAVSIPVSTDASDHEIATATNNDATQSDATSNDAASQPDNQTENQTGTPDDKLDADYIKRYLGDLTPLQESCLIRLRQWLQESHKGKIPKDEHILRFLRARDFNMEKAREILCQSLTWRKQHQVDYLLETWTSPQVLNDYYTGGWHHHDKEGRPLYILRLGQMDTKGLVRALGEESLLRHVLSINEEGLRRCEENTKVFGRPISCWTCLVDLEGLNMRHLWRPGVKALLRIIEVVEANYPETLGRLLILRAPRVFPVLWTLVSPFIDENTRKKFLIYAGNDYQGPGGLLDYIDKEVIPDFLGGECMCEVPEGGLVPKSLYRTAEELENEDISLWTETIYQSASVFKGAPHEVVIEIIDASSVITWDFDVCKGDVVFHLYHSKRAPQTPRKDPLVGQHSSSTTPGGNNVQLIDKSWTIGLDYSMVESPLTCKEGESVQGSHVTRWPGFYILQWKFHTMPGSASTNLPRVDDVLASLQVSSHKCKVMYYTEVIGSEDFRGSMTSLESSHSGFSQLSHATSSSNHSQSSSMISR; this comes from the exons GCCTACGAGAGGCGATTCCCCACGTGTCACCTGATTCCCATGTTTGTGGACAGCGAGGTGTTGGAGGAAACTGAGAGCGAGGACGGATCCATACACCAGGTCCAGCGCCGCTGCAAACTGGACGTGGACGCCCCTCGTCTCCTCAAACGG ATTGCGGGGGTGGACTATGTGTACTTCAGCCAGGAGAACACtctgaacaagagagagaggacgCTCCACATCGAGTCCCACAACGAGACCTTCTCCAACAGAGTCATCATCCACGAACTCTGCAGCTACTCg gcCCACCCTGAGAATGAGGACTGGACGTGTTTCGAGCAGTCGGCCAGCCTGGACATCAAATCGTTCTTTGGCTTCGAGAGCACGGTGGAGAAGATGGCCATGAAGCAGTACGCCAGCAGTAtcaagaag GGTAAGGAGATCATAGAGTTCTACCTAAACCAGCTAGAGGAAGAGGGGATAAGCCACGTGCCCCGCTGGACTCCCTCCCTGGatgctccctcctcctcctccgttaCCACCAAACATGTCTGTGCCACCCCAAAGCTCCTCCACCTGGAGCTGCCTGTCACGCCCGCCGTCTCAATCCCCGTGTCCACTGATGCCAGTGACCATGAGATTGCCACTGCCACCAATAATGATGCCACCCAAAGTGATGCCACCAGCAACGATGCCGCTAGCcaacctgacaaccagacagaGAACCAGACGGGCACACCTGATG acaaGTTAGATGCAGACTACATCAAGCGCTACTTGGGAGACCTGACGCCTCTGCAGGAGAGCTGTCTGATCAGACTACGACAGTGGCTGCAGGAGAGCCACAAGGGCAAG ATCCCTAAGGACGAACACATCCTTCGTTTCCTGCGGGCCAGGGACTTTAACATGGAGAAGGCCAGGGAGATCCTGTGTCAGTCGTTAACATGGAGGAAACAGCACCAGGTGGACTATCTGTTAGAGACGTGGACCTCACCACAGGTCCTCAATGACTACTACACTGGAGGGTGGCACCACCATGATAAAG AGGGTCGTCCTCTCTATATCCTGCGTCTGGGACAGATGGACACCAAGGGGCTGGTCCGAGCCCTGGGGGAGGAGTCTCTACTCAGACAC GTTCTATCCATAAACGAGGAGGGCCTAAGGCGCTGTGAGGAGAACACCAAAGTCTTCGGCCGACCAATCAG ttgttggACGTGTCTGGTGGACCTCGAAGGGTTAAACATGCGCCACCTGTGGCGACCGGGGGTTAAGGCCCTTCTGAGAATCATTGAGGTGGTGGAGGCCAACTACCCAGAGACCCTGGGACGTCTGCTCATACTGAGGGCTCCTAGAGTCTTCCCTGTGCTCTGGACCCTG GTGAGCCCGTTCATCGACGAGAACACCCGTAAGAAGTTCCTGATCTACGCTGGAAATGACTACCAGGGCCCCGGCGGCCTGCTGGACTACATAGACAAGGAGGTCATCCCTGACTTCCTGGGAGGAGAGTGTATG TGTGAAGTCCCAGAGGGAGGCCTGGTGCCCAAGTCTCTGTACCGTACTGCAGAGGAGCTGGAGAACGAAGACATCAGCCTGTGGACAGAGACTATCTACCAGAGTGCCAGCGTCTTCAAGGGAGCGCCCCACGAG GTGGTGATCGAGATCATCGACGCCTCCTCCGTGATCACCTGGGACTTTGACGTGTGTAAGGGAGACGTGGTCTTCCACCTCTACCACTCCAAGCGCGCCCCCCAAACCCCCCGCAAGGACCCCCTAGTGGGGCAACACAGCAGCAGCACCACCCCCGGGGGGAACAACGTCCAGCTCATAGACAAGTCCTGGACCATAGGCCTGGACTACAGCATGGTGGAGTCACCACTCACCTGCAAGGAGGGGGAGAGCGTTCAG ggTTCCCACGTGACCAGGTGGCCCGGTTTCTACATCCTGCAATGGAAGTTCCACACTATGCCGGGCAGCGCCTCCACCAACCTGCCCCGCGTGGACGACGTCCTCGCCTCCCTGCAGGTCTCCTCACACAAGTGCAAAGTCATGTACTACACAGAGGTCATTGGCTCCGAGGACttcag